DNA from Intestinimonas massiliensis (ex Afouda et al. 2020):
CTACCCCCTGGCCCGCATCTACAACCACACAGACGAGGACGGGCCCCGCATCCTGCTGCTGCGGGACTCCTACGCCTGTGCCATGACCCCCTTCCTGGCCCTGGGCTGCTCTGAGCTCATCACCGTGGACCTGCGCTACTTTCACGAAAATCTGCTGACCTACGTGGACTGGCTCAAGCCCGATCTGGTGCTGGTGCTGTACACCACCGGCAGCGTAGCGCAGGACGCCCTGTTCGAGTTTCTCCCCACTCCGGAGGCCGACCCCGCCGAAAGCGGTCCGCCCGCCGTACAGCGCCCCCTGCCCGCCGGCGCCGGCGCGGCCGCCGAACATCAAAAATCCGATTGAATCGTAAAGTAGGTGTCTGTTTGAAGGCTCTCCCCTCCGCCCGTCGCCTGGATTACCACTACATCGCCATGCAGGCCGGTTTCTGGGCCATGTTTGCCGCCATCTGCGCCTACCAGGCCGCGCTGCTCCAAGGCCGCGGCTTCTCCAACGGCCAGGTGGGCCTCATCATCGCCGTGCGCTGCCTGGCAGGCATCGTCTGCCAGCCCGCGCTGGGCGGCTTTGCCGACCGCCACCCCCACATTCCCCTCAAGTACATCGTCTCTGCCTCCCTGGGCCTCAGCTTCGTCGCCGGAGTGATCTTCACCCTCCTCCCCATGGGCATGGCCGGAACTTTGGCGGTATTCGTCGTCATCGGCGGACTGGAGCTGTCCGCCTATCCTCTGATGGACGCCATGGCCATCCAATTCATCAACGCCGGGGCGCCCATTCGGTACAGCCTGGGCCGGGGCATCGGCCCCTTCGCCTATGCCGTGTGTTGTGTGGTCCTGGGGCTCCAGGTGGGCCGCTGGGGGGTGGAGTCGGTGCTGATCACCCATACCGCCCTGGTCATTCTGGAGATCCTCCTGGTGGGCACCTATCCCCCCTTCCGGGCCGAGGCCCCCGCCCCAGGGGCGGAGGCCTCCGGGCCCCACTCCGCCCTCTATCTGCTGCGGCACAATCCCCGGTTCACCCTCATGCTGCTGGGGGTCCTGTGCGGCCTTACCGGCATCCTGCCCATGTCCAACTTTCTGGTCAACGTGGTGCTGGACCGGGGCGGGAC
Protein-coding regions in this window:
- a CDS encoding MFS transporter is translated as MNRKVGVCLKALPSARRLDYHYIAMQAGFWAMFAAICAYQAALLQGRGFSNGQVGLIIAVRCLAGIVCQPALGGFADRHPHIPLKYIVSASLGLSFVAGVIFTLLPMGMAGTLAVFVVIGGLELSAYPLMDAMAIQFINAGAPIRYSLGRGIGPFAYAVCCVVLGLQVGRWGVESVLITHTALVILEILLVGTYPPFRAEAPAPGAEASGPHSALYLLRHNPRFTLMLLGVLCGLTGILPMSNFLVNVVLDRGGTQPDLGAALFVMAACELPTAFLFQRLLRRWGSARLLMVSLACGGLKAVGLLLAPSYLWVCLVQSFQMLGYGLFTPSSVYYVNESVPAGDRVRGQTIMMVASNGLGGVLGSLLAGQVLDRWGVDRMLLFCAALCAAGALLAGLSLRRPKAA